One Fuerstiella marisgermanici DNA window includes the following coding sequences:
- a CDS encoding pyridoxamine 5'-phosphate oxidase family protein yields MIDLIGRQEMFFVATADAGGNCDCSPRFGKPGFISVIDETTLAYPEFRGNGVFASLGNILENPHIGLVFVDFFDTTVGLHVNGLAHSYQPDKLPRSIAEHLLDGDSKNVRIVERWVVVTVEEAYIHCSKHVPRLSKLQKPIDWGTDDVIAKSNDYFVDDTDCEHGSHPQS; encoded by the coding sequence ATGATCGATCTCATTGGCCGCCAGGAAATGTTCTTCGTCGCAACAGCAGACGCGGGCGGCAACTGCGACTGCTCGCCGCGGTTTGGGAAACCGGGATTCATCAGCGTGATTGACGAAACGACGTTGGCCTACCCCGAATTTCGAGGAAACGGGGTGTTTGCAAGTCTCGGCAACATTCTTGAAAATCCACATATCGGATTGGTGTTTGTCGACTTTTTTGACACGACCGTTGGGTTACACGTGAACGGCCTCGCTCACAGCTATCAGCCGGACAAGCTTCCACGTTCAATCGCCGAACACCTTCTGGATGGCGACTCGAAAAACGTCAGAATCGTAGAGCGGTGGGTAGTTGTTACGGTGGAAGAGGCGTACATACACTGCTCAAAGCATGTGCCACGACTTAGCAAACTGCAGAAGCCGATCGACTGGGGCACTGATGATGTGATCGCTAAGTCCAACGACTACTTCGTCGACGACACTGACTGCGAACATGGCAGCCATCCACAAAGCTAA
- the thiC gene encoding phosphomethylpyrimidine synthase ThiC: MAIDHIARVKELMPEILASDPSSTHAGTTPGSFASAPEIAAGRAGAKTYSSQDSPGIPKPSNKTAWDFMPTDWTLIEGFEDDYEKAEAWQRPQNYEPSTQLDSARCGIVTVEMQRVADREGHLTATQVRDEVAAGRMVIPANRNHLQHNLDPMAIGRASKTKVNANMGASPVSSGTDEEVEKLKWAERWGADTVMDLSTGGDLDACREAIIQNSTVPIGTVPIYSMIIGRRIEDLDEETILNTLRHQADQGVDYFTIHAGVLHEHLEYVKNRLIGIVSRGGSLLAKWMIHHSLQNPMYTLWEDICDVMRQHDVTFSIGDGLRPGGLADATDIAQLAELSTLGELTERAWRKGIQVMVEGPGHVPLDQIEFNMKVQRTLCHGAPFYVLGPLVTDVFPGYDHITSCIGATNAAWHGASMLCYVTPKEHLGLPKKDDVKQGCVAYKIAAHAADVALGIPGTRDWDDDLTRARAALNWQKHFDLSFDPDTARAYHDEDLDVDTDFCAMCGHDWCSVRISKEIQEFASGKSDDYQWQKAKVSAALSEEQQEILEKRGVLSPEELHRLASKTKKTMGAEEGKASCHSEVSDADKAQMLQIVELGSAD; the protein is encoded by the coding sequence ATGGCTATTGATCACATCGCTCGCGTTAAGGAACTGATGCCCGAAATTCTGGCGTCTGACCCCAGCAGCACTCACGCAGGGACCACTCCCGGCAGCTTCGCATCGGCTCCCGAAATTGCAGCGGGCCGCGCTGGCGCGAAGACCTATTCGTCTCAGGATTCGCCCGGCATCCCAAAACCGTCCAACAAAACGGCCTGGGACTTTATGCCGACCGACTGGACATTGATCGAAGGGTTCGAAGACGACTACGAAAAGGCGGAAGCCTGGCAGCGGCCGCAAAATTACGAACCTTCCACGCAGCTCGATAGTGCTCGCTGCGGGATTGTCACGGTGGAAATGCAGCGAGTCGCCGACCGTGAAGGGCATCTCACCGCGACGCAGGTGCGAGACGAAGTCGCGGCCGGACGCATGGTGATTCCGGCCAACCGGAACCATCTACAGCACAATCTGGATCCCATGGCGATTGGCCGCGCGTCGAAGACCAAGGTCAACGCGAATATGGGCGCGTCGCCAGTGTCTTCCGGCACGGACGAAGAAGTCGAGAAGCTGAAGTGGGCCGAACGCTGGGGTGCCGACACCGTGATGGACCTGTCCACCGGTGGAGATCTCGACGCCTGCCGCGAAGCCATTATTCAGAACAGCACTGTGCCGATCGGAACCGTGCCAATCTACTCAATGATCATTGGGCGACGAATCGAAGATCTGGACGAAGAAACGATCCTGAACACGCTGCGGCACCAGGCCGATCAGGGCGTTGACTATTTCACCATTCATGCGGGCGTGCTGCATGAACATCTGGAATATGTCAAGAATCGACTGATCGGCATCGTCAGTCGAGGCGGTTCGCTGCTGGCCAAGTGGATGATTCATCATTCGCTACAAAACCCGATGTACACTTTGTGGGAAGACATTTGCGACGTGATGCGGCAGCACGACGTCACCTTCAGCATCGGCGATGGTCTGCGCCCCGGCGGCTTGGCTGATGCCACCGATATCGCTCAACTGGCCGAACTTTCTACGCTGGGCGAACTAACGGAACGAGCCTGGCGGAAGGGCATCCAAGTCATGGTCGAAGGCCCGGGGCACGTGCCGCTGGACCAGATCGAATTCAACATGAAGGTGCAGCGAACGCTTTGCCATGGAGCACCGTTTTACGTACTGGGTCCATTGGTCACAGATGTTTTTCCGGGTTACGACCACATCACAAGTTGTATCGGAGCAACCAACGCAGCGTGGCACGGTGCCAGCATGTTGTGCTACGTGACCCCGAAAGAACATCTGGGGCTGCCGAAAAAGGACGACGTCAAGCAGGGCTGCGTCGCCTACAAAATTGCAGCACACGCGGCCGACGTCGCTCTGGGAATTCCGGGCACTCGAGATTGGGATGACGATCTGACTCGCGCACGAGCCGCTCTGAACTGGCAGAAACACTTCGACCTAAGCTTCGACCCGGACACGGCTCGGGCATATCACGACGAAGATCTGGATGTCGACACTGACTTCTGCGCAATGTGCGGGCACGATTGGTGTAGCGTTCGCATCAGTAAAGAGATTCAGGAATTCGCCAGCGGCAAGTCTGATGACTACCAATGGCAGAAGGCCAAAGTGAGTGCAGCGCTAAGCGAAGAGCAACAAGAAATCCTGGAAAAACGCGGAGTCCTCAGCCCGGAAGAGCTGCATCGCCTGGCGTCCAAAACGAAAAAAACGATGGGTGCCGAAGAAGGCAAAGCGTCGTGCCACAGCGAAGTGAGCGACGCGGACAAGGCTCAAATGCTACAGATCGTGGAACTCGGCTCGGCCGACTAA
- a CDS encoding sulfatase-like hydrolase/transferase, whose translation MIHQSLISITVLAAMLAVPSSKSCAANSDSASPNIILLMSDDQGWGDVGFNGNDVVKTPHLDAMASAGIRFNRFYAAAPLCSPTRGSCLTGRYPFRFGILAAHTGGMRVGEITIAEMLKKKKYATGFFGKWHVGWVKPDEVGTRGFYSPPSHHGFDEYFATTSAVPTWNPTVTPDDWDSFGGEPGGPWKGGFPYVHNGDEAKENLSGDDSRIIMDRVIPFIEANQSKPFLATVWFHAPHEPVVAGDEFKKLYPTAGNKRKNYYGCITAMDQQIGRLRTKLRELGIDKNTVVFFCSDNGPSDGLAKKGVASAGPFKGHKHTMFEGGVLVPACAEWPAVIPADTSTDVRCSTVDFLPTVASIVGDSRSGKTSRPIDGIDLMPVIRGEVKHRDRSLFLGYRRLHKGIDGKAIISGDWKLLQEAKKDGRVRLYDLAKAPFEKHDLSAEQPEQTMRLRKQLEELEASCQRSRDGADYRY comes from the coding sequence ATGATTCATCAATCGCTCATCTCCATCACAGTTCTTGCCGCCATGCTGGCGGTGCCGTCGTCGAAATCGTGCGCCGCAAACTCAGACAGTGCGTCGCCCAATATCATCCTGCTGATGAGCGACGATCAGGGGTGGGGCGATGTCGGCTTCAACGGCAACGATGTCGTTAAGACTCCTCACCTTGACGCGATGGCATCCGCCGGAATTCGCTTCAACCGCTTTTACGCCGCCGCACCACTTTGTTCCCCGACGCGAGGAAGTTGTCTGACGGGACGTTACCCGTTCCGATTCGGAATCCTGGCCGCTCACACAGGCGGCATGCGTGTTGGAGAAATCACGATCGCAGAAATGTTGAAGAAGAAAAAGTATGCGACGGGGTTCTTTGGCAAGTGGCACGTCGGCTGGGTGAAGCCGGACGAAGTCGGTACGCGAGGTTTCTATTCGCCGCCATCACATCATGGTTTCGACGAATACTTTGCCACAACCAGCGCTGTACCGACCTGGAATCCGACAGTCACACCCGACGATTGGGACAGTTTTGGTGGCGAGCCGGGCGGTCCATGGAAAGGTGGCTTCCCATACGTTCACAACGGTGACGAAGCGAAAGAGAACCTTTCTGGTGACGACAGCCGCATCATCATGGATCGTGTGATTCCGTTCATCGAGGCGAACCAGAGCAAACCATTTCTCGCAACGGTCTGGTTCCACGCTCCTCACGAACCGGTTGTCGCTGGCGATGAGTTCAAAAAACTATACCCCACAGCGGGCAACAAACGGAAGAACTACTACGGCTGCATCACAGCTATGGATCAACAGATTGGCCGCCTAAGAACAAAGCTGCGGGAGTTGGGGATCGACAAGAATACCGTGGTCTTCTTCTGCAGCGACAACGGCCCGTCCGACGGACTGGCAAAAAAAGGTGTCGCTTCTGCCGGCCCTTTCAAAGGCCACAAACACACCATGTTTGAAGGTGGCGTTTTGGTTCCTGCCTGTGCTGAATGGCCCGCCGTAATTCCAGCAGACACGTCTACCGACGTGCGATGCAGTACCGTGGATTTCCTGCCGACCGTCGCATCCATTGTGGGTGATTCCAGGTCCGGAAAGACATCTCGCCCGATCGATGGAATTGACCTGATGCCCGTGATTCGCGGTGAGGTCAAACATCGAGATCGAAGCCTGTTCTTGGGGTATCGAAGGCTGCACAAAGGCATCGACGGCAAAGCAATCATTTCAGGTGACTGGAAGCTGCTTCAGGAAGCAAAAAAGGACGGTCGCGTACGTCTTTATGATCTCGCGAAAGCCCCCTTCGAGAAACACGACCTATCGGCTGAACAGCCAGAACAGACAATGCGACTTCGCAAACAGCTGGAAGAACTGGAAGCGAGTTGCCAGCGAAGTCGCGACGGAGCCGACTATCGGTATTGA
- a CDS encoding sulfatase-like hydrolase/transferase, with amino-acid sequence MPQTLSTLTRKAAVACIVLTLQPICAADDYDVYLLAGQSNMDGRGLVSELPEDLKGPMDQAIIFYRSVPRTSDGWQNLAPGFSVPPKFKRELPSPTFGPEIGFARSMLKADPNRKIALIKGSKGGTNLRSDWKPGVPSDKESQGPRYRDFVETIQLATTQLSQRGDRFTIRGLLWHQGESDSKSSTDIYHRRLNELIGRIREDVGVPDLPVVVGEVFDNGKRDTVREAIQKVAAESASVGLVSSEGTKTSDPGTHFDTASQLLLGERYSVAMRDLPIPKPVKMPAAPRKDKIDKPNVLFITVDDLNDWVGCLGGNPDAQTPNLDRFAKQSVLFSNAHCQVALCYASRASFMTGMYASKTGIYNNSSKSASPAYHQAKHMPVWFREYGYRTMCMGKIYHNDHGKKVYWDEIGPKTLRWGPEPPDGRQFKKRFGKDAQDSLAWAALDIEKGEMPDEQIAAWGIEKLNHDYDQPFFLSLGFYKPHTPMTAPKRYFEQFDRDSLTLPNVLENDLDDVPEIGRRWVLDRSKLIAEEAVRQYSPTYRRELVHAYHACVALIDDCVGQVLDKLDKSPYADNTIVVLCSDHGWHLGEKHHWRKWMPWEESTRSLLIVRTPNAPGNGSVCKRTVGLIDIYPTLADLCELKPPNGLQGLSFRQLLENPNDEWERPALTSTKAGNHTVRSERWRYIRYVDGSEELYDHDKDPNEWHNLADDPSMTAIKTQHAMWIDRLTSTASGE; translated from the coding sequence ATGCCTCAGACTCTTTCAACGCTGACTCGCAAAGCGGCCGTGGCTTGCATTGTCCTGACTTTGCAGCCGATTTGCGCGGCCGACGACTACGATGTTTATCTTCTCGCAGGCCAGTCCAACATGGATGGACGTGGACTCGTCAGCGAGTTGCCAGAAGACCTGAAGGGGCCGATGGACCAGGCGATCATTTTCTATCGGAGTGTGCCTCGCACAAGCGATGGCTGGCAGAACCTCGCACCCGGGTTCAGTGTGCCGCCGAAATTCAAACGCGAACTTCCTTCGCCAACGTTCGGCCCCGAAATTGGGTTTGCTCGTTCAATGCTGAAGGCCGACCCGAACCGCAAAATTGCCTTGATTAAAGGCTCGAAAGGCGGCACAAATCTGCGCTCCGACTGGAAGCCTGGTGTGCCGTCAGACAAAGAAAGCCAGGGGCCGCGTTATCGTGACTTTGTCGAAACCATTCAATTGGCGACGACGCAGCTAAGCCAACGGGGCGACCGATTTACGATTCGCGGCTTGCTGTGGCATCAGGGCGAATCCGATTCAAAGTCAAGCACCGATATTTACCATCGCCGGTTGAACGAACTAATCGGCCGCATCCGTGAAGACGTCGGTGTGCCCGATCTCCCCGTTGTGGTTGGCGAAGTCTTCGACAACGGCAAACGCGATACTGTCCGCGAGGCGATCCAGAAGGTTGCGGCGGAAAGTGCAAGCGTAGGGCTGGTTTCGTCTGAGGGCACGAAGACCTCTGATCCCGGCACACACTTCGACACGGCCAGCCAACTGCTATTGGGAGAACGGTACTCGGTCGCCATGCGGGACCTTCCCATACCCAAGCCCGTAAAAATGCCAGCGGCGCCCAGGAAAGATAAAATCGACAAGCCCAACGTGCTGTTCATTACCGTCGATGATCTCAACGACTGGGTCGGATGCCTTGGCGGCAACCCTGACGCACAAACTCCGAATCTCGATCGGTTCGCAAAACAGAGCGTCCTGTTCAGCAACGCCCATTGTCAGGTGGCGTTGTGCTATGCGTCGCGAGCCTCGTTTATGACGGGCATGTACGCATCGAAGACCGGCATCTACAACAATTCGTCGAAGTCGGCCAGCCCCGCTTACCATCAGGCGAAGCACATGCCGGTTTGGTTTCGGGAGTACGGTTATCGCACGATGTGCATGGGGAAGATTTACCACAACGACCACGGCAAGAAGGTGTACTGGGACGAGATCGGTCCAAAAACACTTCGTTGGGGACCGGAACCTCCCGACGGTCGGCAGTTCAAGAAACGGTTCGGCAAAGACGCCCAGGATTCACTTGCCTGGGCCGCGCTCGACATCGAAAAAGGGGAAATGCCCGATGAGCAAATCGCTGCCTGGGGAATCGAAAAACTCAACCACGACTACGACCAGCCGTTCTTCCTGTCACTGGGTTTCTATAAACCGCACACACCGATGACGGCGCCGAAACGCTACTTCGAACAGTTCGACCGAGACAGCCTGACACTTCCGAACGTACTGGAGAACGATCTGGATGACGTGCCTGAAATCGGACGTCGATGGGTTCTCGACCGGAGCAAGCTGATTGCAGAAGAGGCAGTCAGGCAGTACAGCCCGACATACCGGCGAGAACTTGTTCACGCTTACCATGCCTGTGTTGCATTGATCGACGACTGTGTCGGTCAGGTTCTGGACAAGCTCGACAAGAGTCCCTACGCGGACAATACAATCGTCGTCCTGTGTTCTGATCACGGCTGGCATTTAGGAGAAAAGCACCACTGGCGAAAATGGATGCCATGGGAAGAATCGACCCGAAGTTTGCTGATCGTGCGAACTCCGAACGCCCCCGGCAACGGCAGCGTCTGCAAACGAACGGTCGGGCTGATCGACATTTACCCGACTCTTGCAGATCTCTGCGAACTGAAACCGCCCAATGGCCTTCAGGGCTTGAGTTTTCGACAACTACTTGAGAACCCAAATGACGAATGGGAACGGCCCGCACTCACATCGACGAAAGCTGGCAACCACACCGTTCGGTCGGAGCGGTGGCGTTATATTCGCTACGTCGACGGTTCGGAGGAACTTTACGATCATGACAAGGATCCAAACGAGTGGCATAACCTCGCAGACGATCCTTCAATGACCGCGATCAAGACACAACATGCTATGTGGATCGACCGTCTGACCAGCACGGCCAGCGGCGAGTAA
- a CDS encoding DUF6655 family protein, translated as MRAIAIQIVIVCTMLTTIGCGTTQQRSGTEQLLLSDSVDRTVDQLDFAALSGRKVYLDTTYIQAVKGTMFVNADYIISAMRQKLTTSGCVVRDNKADADYVVEARVGALGTDSLEVTYGLPASNALSQAATVLSTAPAMPVIPEISFGKRNASLSTSKIVCFAYHRETGTPVWQSGSAISKSDAKDTWLMGAGPWQRGSIYEEPKFAGMRLRLPSFLRRSNENKPPEAVTVADAHQFVHPAVLEQQIADAAKSDDSVVPASHEEEKKE; from the coding sequence ATGCGAGCCATAGCAATTCAGATAGTCATCGTCTGCACGATGCTGACCACGATCGGCTGCGGTACCACGCAGCAGCGAAGCGGCACGGAACAGCTACTGCTTTCGGATTCCGTCGACCGCACTGTTGACCAACTGGACTTTGCCGCGCTTTCCGGCCGCAAGGTGTATCTCGACACGACTTACATCCAGGCGGTTAAGGGAACGATGTTTGTGAATGCCGACTACATCATCAGTGCAATGCGCCAAAAGCTGACGACGTCTGGTTGTGTCGTGCGAGATAACAAAGCTGACGCAGACTATGTCGTGGAAGCTCGCGTCGGCGCATTGGGCACTGATTCGCTGGAAGTCACATACGGGCTGCCGGCCAGCAATGCGTTGAGCCAGGCGGCAACCGTTTTGAGCACCGCTCCGGCGATGCCAGTCATCCCCGAAATCAGCTTTGGAAAACGTAACGCGTCACTATCGACATCCAAGATCGTGTGTTTCGCATATCACCGTGAAACCGGCACACCCGTGTGGCAGTCTGGTTCCGCGATCTCGAAAAGTGACGCGAAAGATACGTGGTTGATGGGAGCCGGGCCGTGGCAGCGAGGCTCCATCTACGAAGAGCCGAAATTTGCCGGCATGCGACTACGACTTCCGTCGTTTCTACGGCGTTCGAACGAAAATAAACCGCCGGAAGCTGTCACCGTCGCGGACGCTCATCAGTTTGTGCATCCGGCCGTGTTGGAACAGCAAATCGCAGACGCCGCAAAGTCTGATGATTCAGTGGTGCCCGCGTCGCATGAAGAAGAGAAGAAGGAATAG
- a CDS encoding fructose-bisphosphatase class III, with translation MQTTSHSFKRPEADLSMLELLALEYPNIDAAIAESARLAAVRTLPKGVVHVISDIHGEDKKLQHVINNASGTLRPLVEELFAETMDATAREEFLKLTFYPAEVTKRVGATLTQPDEIRAYALRMLMPQLELLRYLVSNFSLRLATNVFPAEYRELLLEIMHAPSTERGPEFVGAMLDELVRRDRALHLIHLLGRLIRNLAVDELIIAGDLWDRGPRGDRVMEYLRQQPNVEFIWGNHDVLWLGASLGHEALICTVLRVSLRYRRLGQLDEGYSVPLTPLEHLAQTVYADDPAEHFMPQREGMRPKIVVARMQKAAAVMQFKLEGQMIERNPHWNLEHRRLLHRLNHEAGTIEIDGKTYELRDASFPTIDPKNPYELSDDESLCLSRLKHSFLSSQKLSEQMRFMVGHGSMYLRRDECLIFHGCVPVDADGNFLPLELDGQSLAGRAMFEEIEKVVRRAVVNSEQADLDFLWYLWSGPRSPLFGKDRIATLERDFIADKTPHRETKDAYFSLIHEVEFCDKVLNEFGMASDDGLIVNGHVPVKVEAGESPLKRSGKAITIDGAFSEAYGDHGYTLLLEPDRIVLAQHSHFDSVEAAIRDGVDIVPKVQDIRVFDSPRRTSDTERGQRIGYRFAMLERLIEAYKTNRLHERPANSNLTH, from the coding sequence ATGCAGACGACATCCCATTCGTTCAAACGTCCCGAAGCCGATCTCTCGATGCTGGAGTTGCTGGCCTTAGAGTATCCCAACATTGATGCTGCGATCGCTGAATCGGCGCGGCTTGCAGCCGTGCGAACGCTTCCTAAAGGCGTCGTGCACGTCATTAGTGACATTCACGGCGAAGACAAAAAACTTCAACACGTGATCAACAACGCATCGGGTACGTTGCGTCCACTGGTTGAAGAATTGTTCGCTGAAACGATGGACGCTACTGCGCGGGAGGAGTTTCTAAAGCTCACGTTTTATCCCGCCGAAGTGACCAAACGCGTTGGTGCCACACTGACGCAGCCAGACGAAATTCGTGCATACGCGCTGCGGATGCTTATGCCGCAGCTCGAATTGCTGCGATACCTCGTCTCGAACTTCAGCCTGCGGCTCGCGACGAATGTGTTCCCTGCTGAGTACCGGGAACTGTTGCTTGAGATCATGCACGCACCGTCGACCGAGCGTGGCCCCGAGTTTGTCGGCGCCATGCTTGATGAACTCGTGCGACGCGATCGCGCATTGCACCTCATCCATCTGCTGGGACGTTTGATTCGCAACCTTGCCGTTGATGAATTGATCATTGCGGGCGACCTTTGGGACCGAGGGCCACGAGGTGATCGTGTGATGGAGTACCTTCGGCAGCAGCCCAACGTCGAATTCATTTGGGGCAACCACGATGTCCTGTGGTTGGGCGCGTCGCTGGGCCACGAAGCGTTGATTTGCACAGTTCTGCGAGTGTCACTGCGTTACCGTCGGTTGGGCCAGTTGGACGAAGGCTACAGCGTACCACTGACGCCGTTGGAACACCTTGCTCAAACGGTGTACGCCGACGACCCGGCTGAACACTTCATGCCTCAGCGCGAAGGCATGCGGCCAAAGATTGTCGTCGCGAGAATGCAAAAGGCGGCTGCCGTGATGCAATTCAAGCTTGAAGGACAAATGATTGAACGGAATCCGCACTGGAATCTGGAGCATCGGCGATTGCTGCATCGGCTCAACCACGAAGCAGGGACCATCGAGATTGACGGAAAAACTTACGAACTGCGTGATGCCAGCTTTCCGACAATCGATCCCAAAAATCCTTACGAACTTTCCGACGACGAATCACTCTGCCTGTCACGCCTTAAGCACTCGTTTCTAAGCAGCCAAAAGCTCAGCGAGCAAATGCGATTCATGGTCGGGCACGGTTCCATGTATCTCAGACGGGATGAGTGCTTGATCTTTCACGGTTGCGTGCCCGTCGATGCCGATGGCAACTTCCTTCCGCTTGAACTCGATGGACAATCACTCGCCGGGCGTGCGATGTTCGAAGAAATCGAAAAGGTCGTTCGGCGTGCCGTGGTCAATTCGGAACAAGCCGACCTCGATTTTCTTTGGTATCTCTGGAGCGGTCCGAGGTCACCGTTATTTGGCAAGGACCGGATTGCGACACTGGAACGAGACTTCATCGCCGACAAGACGCCGCATCGAGAAACGAAGGACGCTTACTTCTCACTAATTCATGAAGTCGAATTCTGCGACAAGGTGTTAAATGAATTCGGCATGGCATCCGACGATGGACTGATTGTCAACGGTCATGTTCCGGTGAAAGTCGAAGCCGGTGAATCGCCGTTGAAACGCAGCGGCAAAGCGATCACGATCGACGGAGCGTTCTCTGAGGCGTATGGCGATCACGGGTACACGCTGCTGCTGGAGCCGGATCGCATCGTTTTGGCACAGCACTCACACTTTGATTCGGTCGAGGCGGCGATTCGCGATGGCGTCGACATTGTCCCCAAGGTCCAGGACATTCGCGTGTTCGATTCTCCCAGGCGTACCAGCGACACTGAACGAGGCCAACGGATTGGATACCGTTTCGCGATGCTTGAAAGACTTATCGAAGCCTACAAGACCAATCGCCTGCACGAACGTCCGGCGAATTCGAACTTGACGCATTGA
- a CDS encoding helix-turn-helix domain-containing protein, whose product MTTVGQRIREIRKERNMTQRQLAEKVGINFTYLSRVENDRLDAEQTPREDTLQKIAKALQADADELLLLARRIPDTYRERILAKPGIFRRIIQMSDSDLEGLLNGLETATDSSAKDDTSEDLRRRKAR is encoded by the coding sequence ATGACCACGGTTGGCCAGCGGATCCGCGAGATTCGCAAAGAACGCAATATGACCCAACGGCAGCTTGCCGAAAAAGTTGGGATTAACTTCACTTATCTTAGCCGCGTAGAAAACGACCGGCTGGATGCAGAGCAGACGCCGCGCGAAGACACGCTGCAAAAAATTGCAAAGGCACTGCAAGCCGACGCGGACGAGTTACTACTGCTTGCGCGACGAATTCCGGATACGTACCGAGAACGGATTTTGGCGAAGCCCGGTATCTTTCGGCGTATTATCCAGATGTCGGACAGCGATCTGGAAGGACTGCTGAATGGTTTGGAAACAGCAACCGACAGCAGTGCGAAGGACGATACATCGGAGGACCTGCGCCGCCGGAAGGCTCGATAA
- a CDS encoding ThuA domain-containing protein: MLRTLFTHILPICCVLALVNLPHAAADESAPIKVLLITGGCCHDYPFQTMSLQKAAKARKLNVDWTIIDQGGDGTDAQIDLYKNADWAKGFDVVIHNECFAKTTDENYIKSITKPHFEGTNAVVIHCAMHTYRDAKIDDWRHMLGVTSRRHEHKSNYPVRNAKPDHPVMKDFPKEWTTPSDELYIIEKVWPNTEVLATSVSEKTGDLHPVIWTNTYGKGRVFGTTYGHSNETFEDNVFLNVVINGMVWAAGK, translated from the coding sequence ATGCTTCGCACACTCTTCACTCACATTCTGCCAATTTGTTGCGTTCTCGCGCTGGTCAACTTACCGCACGCAGCGGCCGACGAATCAGCGCCAATCAAGGTGCTGCTAATCACGGGCGGCTGTTGCCATGATTATCCGTTTCAAACGATGTCGTTGCAGAAGGCGGCGAAGGCTCGCAAGCTAAACGTCGACTGGACAATCATTGATCAGGGTGGGGACGGCACCGACGCTCAGATTGACTTGTACAAAAACGCGGACTGGGCGAAAGGTTTCGACGTCGTCATCCACAACGAATGCTTCGCCAAAACGACCGACGAAAACTACATCAAGAGTATCACGAAGCCACACTTTGAAGGCACAAACGCGGTCGTCATTCATTGTGCAATGCACACGTATCGCGATGCTAAGATCGACGACTGGCGGCATATGCTGGGCGTGACAAGTCGGCGACATGAACACAAGAGCAACTATCCCGTCCGCAACGCCAAACCTGATCATCCGGTGATGAAGGACTTCCCGAAGGAATGGACGACTCCCAGTGATGAGTTGTACATCATCGAAAAGGTGTGGCCGAACACCGAGGTCCTGGCGACTTCAGTAAGTGAAAAAACCGGCGACCTGCATCCGGTGATCTGGACAAACACGTACGGCAAAGGCCGAGTCTTTGGGACCACGTATGGGCATTCGAATGAAACGTTTGAAGACAACGTATTTCTGAATGTCGTGATCAACGGGATGGTCTGGGCCGCTGGAAAGTAG